A window of Vulpes lagopus strain Blue_001 chromosome 21, ASM1834538v1, whole genome shotgun sequence contains these coding sequences:
- the LOC121480404 gene encoding cytochrome c-like has product MGDVEKGKKIFVQKCAQCHTVEKGGKHKTGPNLHGLFGRKTGQAPGFSYTDANKNKGITWGEETLMEYLENPKKYIPGTKMIFAGIKKTGERADLIAYLKKATKK; this is encoded by the coding sequence ATGGGTGATGTTGAGAAGGGCAAGAAGATTTTTGTTCAGAAGTGTGCGCAGTGCCATACTGTGGAAAAGGGAGGCAAGCACAAGACTGGGCCAAACCTCCACGGTTTATTTGGGCGGAAGACCGGTCAGGCCCCTGGATTTTCTTACACGGATGCCAACAAGAACAAAGGCATCACCTGGGGAGAGGAGACCCTGATGGAGTATTTGGAGAATCCCAAGAAGTACATCCCTGGAACAAAAATGATCTTCGCTGGCATTAAGAAGACAGGGGAAAGAGCAGACTTAATAGCTTATCTCAAAAAAGCTACTAAGAAGTAA